The Gemmatimonadaceae bacterium DNA segment CATCACCGGCGTCATCCTCACCAAGATGGACGGCGACGCCCGGGGTGGCGCGGCGCTCTCCATCTACGGCGTCACGAAGAAGCCGATCAAGTACATCGGCGTCGGCGAGAAGGCGGACGCGCTCGAGGACTTCCATCCCGACCGCATGGCCGGGCGCATTCTGCAGATGGGTGACGTGCTGTCGCTCGTCGAGAAGGCGCAGGAAGCGATGGACGTCGCCGAAGCGAAGAAGCTCGAGAAGAAGGTGAAGAAGGAAGGGCTCGACCTCGAGGACTTCCTGACCGCCATGAAGCAGATGTCCAAGCTCGGCCCGCTCGAGGGCGTCCTGAAGATGCTCCCCGGCGTGAATGCGAAGATGCTCAAGCAGGCGAACCTCGACCCGAAGCGCATGCGCCACGTCGAGGCCATCGTGCTCTCGATGACGCGCGAGGAGCGGAAGAACCCGCAGCTGATCAACGGCTCGAGGCGCTCCCGGATCGCCAAGGGGTGCGGCCGGCCCATCAGCGAGGTGAACCGCCTGCTGGAGCAGTTCCGGGACATGCAAAAAATGATGAAGAAGGCCGCCGCCGGGGGCCGAATGGGGCTGCCGTTTGGGCGGGGGTAGGCGCTAGCTTTCTCGGCTCCCCAATCGGGGCCCCGATCGACCGGGTGCGGCTCGGACCTTCCGAGAGGCGCGAAGAGCCCGGAGCCTGACCTGTTCTCCCGACCACACACTGCCATGGCCGTCCGTATCCGCCTGCGCCGCGAGGGCCGCAAGAAGTCGCCCGCGTATCGCATCGTCGTCACCGAGTCCACGATGCCGCGCGATGGGCGCTTCATCGAGATCATCGGGACCTACCAGCCGCAACTCAAGGGCAACAGCGTCACGCTCAAGGGCGATCGGGCCAACCACTGGCTCGACGTCGGCGCGCAGCCGAGCGACACGGTGCGCTCCATCCTCCGACGCGCCGGGGTGCTCAAGGCCCGCCACGAGGCCCGCCTCGCGAAGAAGCTCCAGGCCGCGGCCGTGCCGCTGGCCGAGAACAAGCCCGAAGAGGCGTAACCGTCGGCGTGAGCACGCCGGCGCCTGACGAGACGCCGCTCATCATCGTGGGCCGGCTGCGACGAGCGCACGGCATCCGCGGTGAACTGCTGGTGGAACCGATGACCGAAACGCCGGACGCGATCTTCGCGCCCGGCGCTCGTGTTTTCGCCGGAACCGCCACAGGTGACCCGGGCCCGTCGCCCCGCACGCTCACCGTCGAAGATGCGCGGGAGTTCAGGGATCTCCTGCTCGTGACGTTCGAGGAGATCGTCGATCGCACCGAAGCCGAGAAGTGGCGCGATCGCTACCTCCTGGTCCCGGAAGCGGACGTCGAGGCCCCCGCGGATGACGAGATCTTCGTCCACCAGCTCGCCGGCCTCGAGCTGTTTGCCGGCGATGGAACGCACATCGGAACGGTCCTCGGGAGCTATGATGTTGCCGGTCGTTTGCTCCTCGAGGTGCGCCGCGCGCAGGGCACCGTGCTCCTGCCCTACGAAGCGCCGTTCATCTCCGCGGTGGACGTCCCCGGACGGCGCCTGGTCATGACGCTCCCCGACGGCATGCTCGACTGACGCCCGCCCCGTTTCCCGCCCGCCGGTGCAAATCACCATCGTCACGATCTTTCCCGAGTTCTTCCACACGCCGCTGTCGCTCAGCATCCCGGCGCAGGCGGCGGCCGCGGGCAGTGTGTCGTTCCGGGTGGTCAACCTCCGCGACTACACGCACGACCGGCACCGCACGGTCGACGACTATCCGTACGGGGGTGGCGCGGGCATGGTCATGAAGCCCGAGCCCTTCTTCGAGGCTGTCGAGGCACTCGGCTGCGTGGCGCCCGTCGTGCTCCTTTCACCGCGTGGACGCACCTTCACCCAGGCCGACGCGCAGCGCTTCGCCGACGGCGCGGAACTCACGCTCCTCTGCGGCCACTACAAGGACGTCGACCAGCGCGTGGCCGATCACCTGGCCACCGAGGAACTCTCGCTCGGAGATTTCGTACTCAGTGGTGGCGAGCCGGCTGCGCTGGCGATCGTGGATGCCGTGGTGCGCCTGCTCCCGGGCGCCATGTCCGATCACGAGAGTGCGCGCACCGACTCGTTCTACCTGCCCCAGCAGGGACTGAGCGCCCCCAGCTACACTCGGCCCCCCGAGTATCGCGGGCACGCGGTCCCGGAGGTACTGCTCTCGGGGCACCACGAACGGATCGCGCAATGGCGAGCGCAGGAAGGCGCGCGGCTCACCAGGGAACGGGCGGACGGGGTGGGGCGCCGGGACTAGTCTCGGCGAGCTCTGGCGTGCACGTTCTGGCGCGATCGCACGAATTCTGCTGTCCCATCCCACATGGCGTGTTCGACTCCCCTCGTTCTGGCCCTCGTGGTCAGCGGTGCCGGCCTGTCGGGCTGCACCGCGGCCTCGTATGCGCCGAGCGGTGAGCTCAGGACCGTCTCGGTACGAAGCGGCAACGCGGCGCCGACCGCTTTTCACGCCGAGGTGAC contains these protein-coding regions:
- the trmD gene encoding tRNA (guanosine(37)-N1)-methyltransferase TrmD; the protein is MQITIVTIFPEFFHTPLSLSIPAQAAAAGSVSFRVVNLRDYTHDRHRTVDDYPYGGGAGMVMKPEPFFEAVEALGCVAPVVLLSPRGRTFTQADAQRFADGAELTLLCGHYKDVDQRVADHLATEELSLGDFVLSGGEPAALAIVDAVVRLLPGAMSDHESARTDSFYLPQQGLSAPSYTRPPEYRGHAVPEVLLSGHHERIAQWRAQEGARLTRERADGVGRRD
- the rimM gene encoding 16S rRNA processing protein RimM — protein: MSTPAPDETPLIIVGRLRRAHGIRGELLVEPMTETPDAIFAPGARVFAGTATGDPGPSPRTLTVEDAREFRDLLLVTFEEIVDRTEAEKWRDRYLLVPEADVEAPADDEIFVHQLAGLELFAGDGTHIGTVLGSYDVAGRLLLEVRRAQGTVLLPYEAPFISAVDVPGRRLVMTLPDGMLD
- the rpsP gene encoding 30S ribosomal protein S16, with protein sequence MAVRIRLRREGRKKSPAYRIVVTESTMPRDGRFIEIIGTYQPQLKGNSVTLKGDRANHWLDVGAQPSDTVRSILRRAGVLKARHEARLAKKLQAAAVPLAENKPEEA